The following nucleotide sequence is from Phycisphaera sp..
CTGGTGCTGGGCGAGAAGCTCGACACCAACTCGAAGTGGCTCGCCGATCGGCTTGGTGCCGCCGGTGTGCTCGTGGCCGAACATCGCACCGTCCCCGACCATCTCGAGACGATCGCCAACGCCATCGTGCATCTGGTCGGCGTGGCTGATGTTGTCATCGTTGGCGGGGGCCTGGGCCCCACTGCAGATGACCTCACGCGCCAGGCGCTCGGCCGGGCTCTGGAACTGCTTTCAGGCAAACCCCAGCCGCTCGTCGAAGATCCGCGGGCCGTCGAAGCGATCCGCGGGCGATTCGAGCGTAGCGGCCGAACGATGCCGGAAGCCAACCTCGTGCAGGCCCTTCGGCCCGCGAGCGCGGAGGGACTGCCCAACGAGCATGGCACCGCCCCGGGCATGCTGGCTCGGGTACACGTGCTGGGCCGTCCGCGACTCATCGCGTGCCTGCCCGGACCACCGCGCGAGATGCGGCCCATGTTCGAAAGGGCTCTCGCGCCAGAGTTCCGCCGATTGCCGGGCGTTGCCCACGCCGAGTTGCGTGTCGCACAAGTCTTCGGCCTGGGCGAGAGCGAACTGGCGACCCGCATCGCGGACCTGATGCACCGCGACAACAACCCCGCCGTCGGCACCACCGCCTCATCGGGCATGGTGACGTGCCGCGTCCGGGCCGAGCCGTCGCGGCCGGTGCGCGGACCGTATCGGGCAACCGAGCCCCTGCTGGCCGTGGAAGAAGCACTGGCCACCATCGAGCGTTTGGCTGCGGGATACGTCGTGAGCCGCGAGAACAGGACGCTCGGCAGCACGCTGCTGGATGAGGCGGCAACCCATGGCATCTCGATTGCGACCGCCGAATCGTGTACCGGCGGGCTCGTAGGGCAGATCTTGACGGCCGAACCGGGGAGCTCTCGTGCCTATGCCGGGGGCTGGATCACCTACAGCAACGAGATGAAGCTGCGCGAACTTGGCGTGCCGCAGGCCGATCTCGACACCTGCGGGGCGGTGAGCGCTGAGGTCGCGCGGGCGATGGCCGTTGGGGCCGCGGATCGCGCCGGTGTCGATCTTGCGCTCTCGATTACCGGCATCGCCGGCCCGGATGGCGGCACGTCCGAGAAGCCCGTTGGCACGGTCTGGGTCGGGTGTGCCCATAGGGGCCAGCCGGCACGCGCGAAGGGTTTCCGATTTGCCGGCAATCGCGACGCGATCCGGCTCTGGTCGGCCAACACGGCGTTGTTTATCGGGCTGCAGGCCATCCGTGGCCAGACCGAACACCGACTGCTCTGGGAGGACGCCTGACTCGGCAACAACCAGATTTGTCAGAGCCATGACAGGTTCACTCGATTCGGGTCTGGAATCCGCCGATGACCTCCGTGCAAGCCAGGCCGAGGAGGCGGAGAGATGGCAGGTCACAATCTTGAGCCCATGCTCAGCGTGTACGAGAACGACCCCGACCTGGGTGAGATCGTCGCGTTGTTCGTTGCCGAGATGCCCGAGCGGCGAGACGATTTGCACAAGGCCGTCGAAGCCGGCGACCTGAGCAAGGCCATCCGTATCGCCCACCAACTGAAGGGCGCCGCCGGTGGTTATGGATTCGCAGCGCTCGGGACCGTGGCGGCGACCACGGAACGCGCATTGCTTGACCTTCTCGACGCAAGCAACTCAGAAGTTGCCGCCATTCGCGCCGCCACCACGCCCTTGCTCGAGGCGTGCGGGCGGATCCGTCTGTCGTCGTCCGAGTCCGCCGCTTGATGTTGAATTCCGAAACCGCCAGGAGCTGCCCTTGAGCGAGTCCGCCGACCAACCCGTCACACCAGCCGCACGACCCATCGTGCTCGTGGTGGACGACTCGCCCCTGGTCCACCGGCTGCTCAAGGCCCGCCTGCGCGACGAGGCGATCGAGCTGCGTCACGCCAACTCGGGCAAAGAAGCGATGGAGCTCATCTGCACCGCCGACGTGGCCACCGTGCTGCTCGACCTGAGCATGCCCGACATGGATGGCTTCGAGGTGCTCCGCGCTCTGGGCGCGAAGGAAGACGCCACGCACATCCCGGTCATCGTGCTCTCGGGCCAGCAAGACTCGCAGGACAAGGTGATGGCCTTCGCGCTTGGCGCGATGGACTACATCACCAAGCCGTTCGACCTGGCCGAGCTTCGCGCGCGGATGCGGTCGTCCCTTCGGATGCACCGGCTGGTGCGCATGCTTAGCGAGCGCGCCCAACTCGATGGGTTGACCGCCCTGTGGAATCGCAGCCACCTGGACGAGCGGCTGGCCCAGCTGGTGACGACCGCCGAGCGGAGCAACCGCCCCCTCTCGCTGGCACTACTCGACCTGGACCACTTCAAGAGCATCAACGACAACTACGGCCACCCGGCCGGCGACGCGGCCCTGCAGGGCGCCGCCGACATCATCGCGCAGAGTGCCCGCGGCTCGGACATCGCGTGCCGGTACGGTGGCGAAGAGTTCGCCGTCATCATGCCCGAGACCACGCCCGATCAGGCCCAGACGCTGTGCAACCGCATCCGCGAGGCCATCGCCGAGCGGGACTGGCCGGCCCACCCCGATCGCAAGATCACCGTGTCCATTGGTGTGGCCGGTGCCGAAGGTTCGTGCGGGTTCTCGCCCGATCAGTGGGTCGCCCACGCCGACGCCGCGCTCTACAAGGCCAAAGAGAGCGGCCGCAACCGCGTGATCGTCTCGCCGCTGACCAAGGGCAAGCCCAAGCTCGCCGCGGCCAGCTAAGCCAACACGCTAAAACGGGAAGACCAGGCCGGCGTAGAGCTGCGGCGCGTCGCGTGACGGGTTCCGCGAATCGCCGCGTGTGCGCGCGTTCGAGATGTGGTGCCAGCGCAGCCCGCCGATGAACCGGACGTTCTCGGCGATCTCGCGTGTGAAACCGATGCCCGCCCGTGGCATGAAGTTGAACTCCGTTCCCTCGGGCGGAACGGCGTCGGTCGTGCCCAGCACGCCGATGCCCACGTCGGCGAACATCGTCCACCGCTCGCGCGTGAGGAAGTGCCAGCGGAAGCCGATGCTGGCGCTCAGGCC
It contains:
- a CDS encoding CinA family nicotinamide mononucleotide deamidase-related protein translates to MTDPSERPLAALLSIGDELVLGEKLDTNSKWLADRLGAAGVLVAEHRTVPDHLETIANAIVHLVGVADVVIVGGGLGPTADDLTRQALGRALELLSGKPQPLVEDPRAVEAIRGRFERSGRTMPEANLVQALRPASAEGLPNEHGTAPGMLARVHVLGRPRLIACLPGPPREMRPMFERALAPEFRRLPGVAHAELRVAQVFGLGESELATRIADLMHRDNNPAVGTTASSGMVTCRVRAEPSRPVRGPYRATEPLLAVEEALATIERLAAGYVVSRENRTLGSTLLDEAATHGISIATAESCTGGLVGQILTAEPGSSRAYAGGWITYSNEMKLRELGVPQADLDTCGAVSAEVARAMAVGAADRAGVDLALSITGIAGPDGGTSEKPVGTVWVGCAHRGQPARAKGFRFAGNRDAIRLWSANTALFIGLQAIRGQTEHRLLWEDA
- a CDS encoding Hpt domain-containing protein: MAGHNLEPMLSVYENDPDLGEIVALFVAEMPERRDDLHKAVEAGDLSKAIRIAHQLKGAAGGYGFAALGTVAATTERALLDLLDASNSEVAAIRAATTPLLEACGRIRLSSSESAA
- a CDS encoding diguanylate cyclase — its product is MSESADQPVTPAARPIVLVVDDSPLVHRLLKARLRDEAIELRHANSGKEAMELICTADVATVLLDLSMPDMDGFEVLRALGAKEDATHIPVIVLSGQQDSQDKVMAFALGAMDYITKPFDLAELRARMRSSLRMHRLVRMLSERAQLDGLTALWNRSHLDERLAQLVTTAERSNRPLSLALLDLDHFKSINDNYGHPAGDAALQGAADIIAQSARGSDIACRYGGEEFAVIMPETTPDQAQTLCNRIREAIAERDWPAHPDRKITVSIGVAGAEGSCGFSPDQWVAHADAALYKAKESGRNRVIVSPLTKGKPKLAAAS